Genomic segment of Scomber scombrus chromosome 18, fScoSco1.1, whole genome shotgun sequence:
CCCCTCCTGCCCTCTTCtccctccagctgctggagCCAGGGGCCAGTGTGCCCTGCTCCCACTTCACCTCCGGTCAGTCCTTGCCCTTTGAGGGCCTCTCTCTGACCTTCCCGTGCTGCTGTAGGTAGCAAGGGGCTTCGTCTGCTGTTGTCTCCTGCAGCATCGAACCCGTCCCCAGTGCCAGGAGTCTTGAAACGTAGCTTGTGAGGAAGATTTTTCATGCCCTCTGCAAGGTCCAACCTAGCTTCAGTGAGTACTGCACTGTGGTGGACGTCAGATGGGGAGTGGTGGAGGTCATAGCCCAgctcctctgctctgtgtggGGATGATTTCCCATGGTCGCTCAGCCGGTCTTCAAAGAAGACAGGGCTACCCACACTGGACCCACCTGGCGTGGAGAACCCTGAGTCCTCGGACAGGTTACCAGCATCCCTGGAGCTCCGCACACTCAACTGGCCTTTCTGGTTGCTGGGATGCAGGGCTGAGGAATTGGGGAGGCCTCCATCCCCCCTGTGGAGATAATAGTGGGGAGTCAAGCTTTGAGTGGTGTGTTGAGGAGCCGTGGTGAGTGGCAGGATAGAGGCATTGGAGGGGTCTTTGACTAGGCCAAAGCGGAACTTCAGAGCCAACAGCTCTGCCCTGAGACGTGCgttctcctccagcagagcCAGCACACGGCTCTCCAGGACAATATCGTTCACACGCCGTTTCTCCCGGGAGCGTTTCGCCGCCTCAttgttcttcctcctcttgtcCCAGTAGCCATCATCCTTCTTGTCAACAGGGATGAACTCACGCTTGCGCCGGATGCTGGAAGAAGGACTCTCTTTTCGTTTGACGGCAGAGCTGCGACCCAGCAGGGAGCGGGCCAACATGCTGCTGGAGGTCAGGATGGACACGGCTTCATCTGTGAAAGACATGGGCgatcctgctcctcctcctcctcctcctcctccactgccACCTGGAGTCACTGCTGCAGGCGACTGCAAGGTCTGGAGCACAGCCACATCCTGCTGCCCCCTCATCGGCTGGGACTGCTCCTCAAACATCACGCCTGCTACACTCACTCAGTGCCTGAACGAGTCTGTCCTTGTTGCTGAGAGCAGATGGAACCGCTGTGTGGTGCTGGACGCCTGTTAGATGTTCTCTGAGATGCAATGATGCAGCAACAGTGCCGCCTAGTGATCGaagtgaagaagagaagagggatTTAGCGGTTATGCAAGAGCCATTACAACACAATATTATGTAACCCCATTACATCTCTCCAATAAAACTGGAGCGACTTGTACCATAACCTTGCAAGCCTCATTATACGTTCAATGGAACACTGCGTGTTGTAAACACAAAACTAGGCAGCCATGCCAtactttgttttacatttaattagaATGTGACATTGACCCACAAATATTTTAACCCacatacatatttaacattCACAGGTTTATAATTCGGGAGCGTTTCTTGACACTCTTTAAATCTTATCAGTCATCTTTATTAAACCCAAGTAAGTACGATCGGCTTCCGGTCTGACCGTTTTACATGCTTCATCAGCATTGACCCACATGTCTCACCGGAACACTCTTATCTCCTGACGGATTCTTATAACGAGCTGACCTGACTTCACTGGTTTACCTCACAGCCGGCAGCGCTACTGGCGATTTAATGAACACATGTAAGCGTACAGGTAATTGAAAGTTTTTCAGAAAAAGTTGCAACTTCTGTTCCAGTACACCTCATGTATATAGATAAAAGTAAATAGCAGCCGTTTGTActgtaaaatacaatataagCAATAATAGGCACATTAGGGTGACAAGGCATAAAAGACTGCAGCTTGAACATAGGTCACATCAGATGAGTTTTAGTTATAAATAATTTCATATATTCTTTAATATGTAGACTATTCGTAATAAATGTCATCAGAAAATATGCGTTATTCTAATACATCGCGTTCAATGTTGTTGGGTTATTCCGCGAGAAAAGCTCCATTGCCcgtaaaacaaaaatgaaaaaagaaaaataaagttttagtaAAGCTAACATAAAGAAACATCTATTTTAAAAGAATAGTAGCTACCAATAATAGTACCTTTTGAGAATGTTCAATGTTGTCCGTCGGTGAGCATGAGTCCTCCGCCTCTTACACGTCTTGTCGGGTTCAGGAAGAAGCGTCTTtgtgtgtctccctctctctctggtttAATACTGCAGATCAGCGCTGTTACTTAATATTATCATCTGTGTGGCGCACCTCCACTCTGCTCCACTTGGAATGCCGCAGCTCCTATTTGTAACGTTGAGTTCAGCTCAGGACGGTCCCTATCCTCACATGAACCAGCGGGGCCctgtttgtgtgcctgtgtgtgtgtgtgtgtgtgtgtgtgtgtgtatatttagtgtgtgtgtgtgtgtgtgcgtgcgtgtgtgtgtgtgtgtgtgtgtgtgtgtgtgtgtgtgtgtgtgtgtgtttctctaaGCCCGCCTCCCCCCTGTGAcaccccacctccccctcctcgcTCCGCCATCCAAAGGAAAGCTCCTATCGGCTTTCACATACCAGATCaagcatcatcatcaccaccatcatcatcaccatcatctgaCCTGGTTCGCCCCGCCCCCCTCTGACAGGATAATCCCTCCATAACAATTAAGCAATGTTACCAGCAGCTGTATAACACACAGGGCATGCAGTGTTTTCAGTGGGAGATGTGATTATAGGACTTTATATATTCTTAACCCTGATGTTTTGATTCCTGCAGACTCCTTTTAAGGAAGGACCGCAATGACAGCTGTAAaatatcttttatcttttagttTGAAATTTATCTTGAAATTTCAGGATTTTTACAAACTTTATGAGAATTGCTCGTAAACATGATTTTGAAGTGAGGGCATGCTTCAGAGGTCATATCACTTCTGGTGTCTTTGTTCAGGCTCTcagaaaaaagtgaataaatacaattcaTTTTCATATGCTCTATATCTACATTATATCTATAAGTCTTGTatgcctatatatatatatatatatatatatatatatatatatatatatatatatatatatatatatatatatattattatagtattatcttaaattaaacttttttttaacagtttttttgttaaaaggtCTAACATGGTGTTAGATCCCCAAACATGTGTGCCCTCAGTATGTAGAAtgtcacattttacatttcttagTCTGTGAATGACTTGAATAAAAtgcttatgtttttttttcatgtaaagtCTATTAACTGTAGTCCATATGTAAAACATGAAACTTTCATGAAACATGCAAATTTCTTCAAatttcatgaaaatgtttttatttggtgtAATACAGCACTTTTAGCtaatttcaatattttatcacctTCATCAAATGTGCAAGCTCAGTCTGTGGAAAACGAAAGGGTCAACACTTCAATATTTTTGtacataattatgtttttaaaggtCGGAAGAAAAAATTGTTGATTTTGGTTCTACTACAACAGTCGGGTCCAAAACAATAAGGAAGTAACATATGAGGAAGTAAACTAATTTCCCCCTTTCATGGAAATTTGCGCCATTCAATATTAACTAAAGCAAGCGCTGAATTATTAGCTAATTTTGTGGGCATGCCTTGTAGTGACCTTGAAATAACATTGAGTTTtatgaactttatttatattgtggtGAAATTATGCATATTCTTATAACGTTGCGTTTGATTAAAATACCACAAACGTGTTGCACTGTACTTGGTTGTCAAGCAATATTTTGACATTATAGGAAACACGTTATTTTGGTTTTTGGCCTACAGGTAGATAAAAAGATTAATACACTTTTGTAATTATTtagtaaatatactgtacagcCAGCTGCCACTGAAGTATAAAGACTGTAAACTGGcagaaacagctagcctggttctgtccaaaggtaacagcacctctaaagctcactaattaatacATCATATCATCATTTGTTTGATCTGTACAAAAagcaaagtgtaaaaacaacatgatgTGGTTTCAGGTGCGATCATTTCTTAAAGTCTCCTCTGGTTGCCTTACAACCTCAAAGTGATGACAAGACTTCaagtgaataagcatatttctcaaaaatgGAAAACTACTCCTTTAATGGGATCTCGGGGGTAGCAGCTAAACATTGCACACATGGAAGAAGGTGAGAAAGTGGCCAGAAGGGGCCCAACAGTAAATATTTGCCCTGGGGCCTCCTAACATTCTAATTCAGGCGTGCATGGCAAAAACAGGTTTTAGGAGTTTTGAAGAATGTGGAAGTATGATAGTGTCCATTTCAAACACTGACTCATTTCCCTGAATATAATGAGAACCATACTTCACTTTCCTTTCCAAGAACCCTCATAAGATTTTACAGATATATCATTGACTTTCTAGGAACTTAGAGGTGAAGCCAGATAATCGCTACCCGAATCTGCCTTAAACCCTGCAAAATCATGTCCTGCATCATACCTAAACACATATCTACATACAGACTGCTCTGTAGCACACAGCGCACAGCACATAATGTTAACAACATTCACAAGAACTCCCAGCACTGTTATTTCCAAACAGTTTAACTTTTGTCTGTTGGTTTTGACAGCACCTCCATGGTTACAGATGTCAAGGGTCCAAATTTGAGTCGGATCCAGAGCATTACACAACATCTGACTCATTGTTACCACATTGCGTGATTGGTCCTCCATAACACCTTTTGATTAGGgatgattagtgtgtgtgtgtgtatgtgtgtgtgtgtgtgtgtgtgtgtgtgtgtttgtgcgtgtttgTTGATAGCCTGCTGGCACTTACACCTGTATGTCGGTCAGCAGGCAACACATGGTTTTGTGTAAAGATAATCGGAGCAGAATGAGGGCTTCGGCCGAGAGCCTCAGCTAACCTCTGTTTTACAATGAACGTACACGCGCGTTTGTGTGCTTACAGGAGACAATGACCTCTATGTAAAGTATCATAGCACATATGTAAACCCCCTGAGTAAACATGCTCAAGTTTACAGTGAGATACACTCTGAGCCCCCTGCCCCTTACTGTTGGGACACCTTTGGTCTCTGATGGACACAGAGGCCAGTGCCTGTGCAGTCACGGTGCAGTATCTCATCCAAACAAGACCTTGTTAATGTGGAAATTTTCACCTAAATGTTGCATCACAGAAGACACATGCTCTCTGCCTTCAGTTGTATTGTATGATTTGTAATGAGGCTGCTAGCTAATGCTAATGGCAGTGCAGTgcatatgataaaaaaaaagaagtttaaagAATAATTAGACATTTCGGAAATTAgtttattcacttttttgccAAGAGTTACATGAGATATCACTCTCGTAGCTGTCCAAATTTTAAGCTACTGCTTGCAGGTAAAATACATTGACCTGCCTACTAGCTTAGCACCTCTAATGCTCTCCAGTAAACACATTATGTAGTTTGTTTAAGCTGAATAAAAAGTAGGACAGAATTtcttacctttggacagagtcaGTCTTTGtgcttcatatttactgcacAGACATGgtattgatcatatttaaatttGAGCACATTTACTATGACGTCAAACTTGTGTTTTCCTTTAAGACATTTGCAGATGTCTCACATCTAATGTGTTACCTTTTTactaaaacaaacagacacgACAAAAAACATCAGATCAAGTTGGTAAAGTGTGAGATCTTGCTTGGACTTTACTATCCTGTAGACCTGTTGTCATTGATATTCCATAATAATAGTGATATCAAATCCCTTCAACTACagctatatattttattattttgctaAATGCA
This window contains:
- the nfil3-6 gene encoding nuclear factor, interleukin 3 regulated, member 6: MFEEQSQPMRGQQDVAVLQTLQSPAAVTPGGSGGGGGGGGAGSPMSFTDEAVSILTSSSMLARSLLGRSSAVKRKESPSSSIRRKREFIPVDKKDDGYWDKRRKNNEAAKRSREKRRVNDIVLESRVLALLEENARLRAELLALKFRFGLVKDPSNASILPLTTAPQHTTQSLTPHYYLHRGDGGLPNSSALHPSNQKGQLSVRSSRDAGNLSEDSGFSTPGGSSVGSPVFFEDRLSDHGKSSPHRAEELGYDLHHSPSDVHHSAVLTEARLDLAEGMKNLPHKLRFKTPGTGDGFDAAGDNSRRSPLLPTAAREGQREALKGQGLTGGEVGAGHTGPWLQQLEGEEGRRGRQSPQYNISAASYSLQPPTQGQTEVQYQHENGFLKSQLNSLSVEVAQLKKLFTEQFTANVN